One window of the Pieris brassicae chromosome 2, ilPieBrab1.1, whole genome shotgun sequence genome contains the following:
- the LOC123720212 gene encoding uncharacterized protein LOC123720212 — translation MAVLCWAALTSAARSDLTKLLSLSARNSDGSVVNVTSASIVIPSYSVRNSRSPQEFQKYAFRPRAMPEAKYKSEVLYPGSYFDIPQKSEEKQTKEVYSQFQPQAIPLREEGRELDDEPEDIADQATRRSLSYIFGGEADEEPDDEDGEYELEEEDTGEESKSKNKRKKNKKGLKNKRYSKYMLPLLLAYKMKYVALVPVMIGGLVLLAGATGLAGFFFALFAATMALQKGGY, via the exons ATGGCTGTATTGTGCTGGGCGGCGCTCACCTCTGCCGCCCGGAGTGACTTGACCAAACTATTATCCCTAAGTGCGAGGAACAGTGACGGTTCTGTTGTCAATGTAACCAGTGCATCAATAGTGATACCATCCTATAGTGTTCGCAACTCGAGGAGTCCTCAAGAGTTTCAGAAATATGCATTCCGGCCACGCGCTATGCCGGAAGCAAAGTATAAGTCGGAAGTGCTGTACCCTGGTAGCTACTTCGATATTCCTCAAAAGAGCGAGGAAAAACAAACGAAGGAGGTCTACTCGCAGTTCCAGCCACAGGCAATACCTTTGAGAGAAGAAGGAAGGGAGTTGGATGATGAGCCGGAAGACATCGCTGACCAGGCTACGAGAAGATCATTGTCAT ACATCTTTGGAGGAGAAGCAGACGAAGAACCTGACGATGAAGATGGAGAATACGAACTCGAAGAAGAAGACACAGGTGAAGAGTCCAAATCGAAGaacaaaagaaagaaaaataaaaagggcTTAAAGAACAAGCgttattctaaatatatgCTACCTCTTCTCTTAGcctataaaatgaaatacgtCGCATTAGTCCCAGTTATGATTGGTGGACTGGTTCTATTAGCTGGGGCCACGGGCTTGGCTGGTTTCTTCTTTGCATTATTCGCGGCTACAATGGCCTTGCAGAAGGGAGGTTACTAA
- the LOC123720893 gene encoding uncharacterized protein LOC123720893 — MKVFCVLLLIGAACAAPGASNNDAVELLSGVTLEKDALGIDKLNVKLEPGELRDVKRTFDEARGKIKKYTPLLAGIGVKVIAVIGILFGALTLLVTKALVVAKMALMAATALGLHKMFSEGGWNSISGKISGVQPSPQAWPSPSAQQSNAYPYARSVDTANEANDVAYRTQIPS; from the exons ATGAAGGTGTTCTGTGTTTTACTGTTGATTGGGGCGGCGTGTGCGGCGCCAGGAGCAAGTAACAATGATGCTGTTGAGCTTTTATCAGGAGTTACGCTTGAGAA GGACGCGCTTGGAATAGACAAACTAAATGTAAAGCTGGAACCAGGTGAATTGAGAGATGTCAAGAGAACTTTTGATGAAg CCAGAGGCAAAATCAAGAAATACACGCCACTCCTAGCAGGTATAGGAGTAAAGGTGATTGCCGTGATTGGCATTCTCTTCGGCGCGCTAACTCTCTTAGTTACTAAGGCCCTGGTAGTCGCCAAAATGGCACTGATGGCAGCTACAGCTTTAGGACTCCATAAAATGTTCAGTGAAGGAGGTTGGAACAGTATTAGCGGAAAG attTCTGGTGTCCAACCATCACCTCAGGCATGGCCATCTCCATCAGCACAACAGTCTAATGCATACCCCTACGCGAGATCGGTTGACACAGCTAACGAAGCGAATGATGTTGCCTATAGAACGCAAATACCAtcataa
- the LOC123720213 gene encoding uncharacterized protein LOC123720213, translating into MGKDCSNGIFSPTCLKIEAISLLEKLNSREELQLLPGVSVVKEEKENSSKADEFAAELARALPSKPDERLDKFLLYRLGTYLDTHSVKLRLLDDGASEDARALISEGRGKGGGFGGGKKGGMGGLMAAGLMMKGTLMSMGMGALALLAGKALMTAVMSLVLSAVIGLKSLTSGGKSTTYEIVSKPVYSHSHSHSTAHEDAGSYGHSGYGRSITARR; encoded by the exons ATGGGCAAAGATTGCTCCAATGGGATTTTTAGCCctacatgtttaaaaatagagGCCATATCGCTTTTGGAGAAATTAAATTCCAGGGAAGAACTACAGTTGCTCCCAGGCGTCAGTGTTGTGAAAGAAGAAAAAGAGAACAGTAGCAAAGCTGATGAGTTTGCTGCGGAATTAGCCAGGGCTCTGCCATCAAAACCTGATGAGAGGCTGGATAAATTCCTTCTTTATAGATTAGGAACCTATTTGGATACCCACTCAGTGAAGCTTAGGTTATTGGATGATGGTGCTTCTGAGGATGCGAGAGCTTTGATTAGTGAAGGAAGAGGGAAGGGAGGTGGTTTCGGTGGTGGTAAGAAGGGTGGCATGGGAGGACTAATGGCTGCCGGGCTTATGATGAAAG GTACTCTAATGTCTATGGGTATGGGGGCACTCGCCCTTTTAGCGGGAAAGGCGCTGATGACAGCGGTTATGTCACTGGTATTGTCAGCTGTCATTGGCCTAAAGTCTCTGACATCGGGCGGGAAATCAACCACATACGAAATAGTATCTAAGCCTGTTTATTCACACTCGCATTCACATTCCACGGCACATGAGGATGCGGGGAGCTATGGACACTCTGGGTATGGTAGGAGCATAACTGCAAGACGTTGA